A stretch of Thermomicrobium roseum DSM 5159 DNA encodes these proteins:
- a CDS encoding N(4)-(beta-N-acetylglucosaminyl)-L-asparaginase, with translation MPKEIRGIVVGSRNAAVGFPRAIEILRGGGSALEAAIAAVKAVEDDLCDQGVGTGGIPNILGEVELDASVMDGRTLAAGAVGALKHYPHPIEVARRIMECTPHVMLVGEGAELFARTHGFQPANLLTPEAEAIWRAVIHGERRTEHNVYEDRYQLYMSVVQRWRELLHRELFGTTNVIVRDLAGNIACAVSTSGWGFKWPGRLGDSPIIGAGNYADNRYGAAACTGRGEMAIRCATAHSVVMYLRFGFTLEDALRQAMLDLRALDDPYAEADTVMNIVAMDRDGNVSAASTSPEATYVVQTIDMETYEERPRLHVPLRE, from the coding sequence ATGCCGAAGGAGATCCGCGGTATCGTCGTCGGCAGCCGCAACGCTGCGGTCGGGTTCCCGCGAGCTATCGAGATTTTGCGGGGCGGCGGCAGTGCCCTCGAGGCAGCGATCGCTGCGGTGAAAGCCGTCGAGGACGACCTTTGCGACCAGGGAGTCGGAACTGGTGGTATCCCGAATATCCTCGGCGAAGTCGAACTCGATGCCAGCGTCATGGACGGTCGGACGCTCGCTGCTGGTGCAGTCGGCGCACTCAAGCATTACCCGCACCCGATCGAAGTCGCCCGCCGGATCATGGAGTGTACGCCGCATGTCATGCTCGTCGGTGAGGGCGCCGAACTCTTCGCGCGCACCCATGGGTTCCAGCCCGCGAATCTCCTCACACCGGAGGCTGAGGCGATCTGGCGGGCCGTGATCCATGGGGAGCGGAGGACGGAGCACAATGTCTACGAAGATCGGTACCAGCTCTACATGTCGGTCGTCCAGCGATGGCGCGAGTTACTTCACCGCGAGCTCTTCGGTACGACCAACGTGATCGTGCGCGACCTCGCTGGCAACATCGCGTGTGCGGTCTCGACGAGCGGATGGGGTTTCAAGTGGCCGGGGCGTCTGGGCGACTCACCGATCATCGGTGCCGGTAACTACGCGGACAACCGGTACGGAGCAGCAGCCTGTACCGGACGTGGAGAGATGGCGATCCGCTGTGCGACCGCGCACAGCGTCGTCATGTACTTGCGGTTCGGTTTCACCCTCGAGGATGCACTCCGCCAGGCGATGCTGGATCTCCGCGCCCTGGACGATCCCTATGCCGAGGCCGATACCGTCATGAACATCGTCGCGATGGATCGTGACGGCAACGTTAGTGCGGCATCGACGTCGCCGGAGGCGACGTACGTCGTCCAGACGATCGACATGGAGACGTACGAGGAACGGCCTCGCCTGCACGTGCCGCTCCGCGAATGA
- a CDS encoding PRC-barrel domain-containing protein — MRVCFGDRLWTRDGQEAGTVEWLLIDPQRLRVNALVIRRGLILRHSLVVPLDAIAREETGTRLILRYTSRELDQLPEFHRELYTGQAAWQLTGERASPFFIPGWLPPASLYEPPPPSPEVIELGEIVRTIDQANAVLHRGATVITAEGERVAHLHDLCAEIPGGRLLHVRVRYGLPPHDLDIPVDAVSSADDGVLYLRWWRDEFERAAHGATGTER; from the coding sequence ATGCGCGTCTGCTTCGGTGATCGGCTCTGGACTCGTGACGGACAGGAAGCTGGCACAGTCGAGTGGCTTCTCATCGATCCGCAGCGACTGCGGGTCAACGCGCTGGTTATCCGGCGCGGGCTGATTCTCCGGCATAGTCTCGTCGTACCGCTCGATGCGATCGCACGGGAGGAAACCGGCACGCGCCTGATCCTTCGCTACACAAGCCGCGAACTCGATCAGCTCCCGGAGTTTCACCGCGAACTCTACACGGGCCAAGCAGCCTGGCAGCTGACCGGAGAACGTGCGAGCCCCTTCTTCATTCCCGGTTGGCTGCCACCAGCCTCCCTCTATGAGCCACCGCCGCCATCTCCCGAGGTGATCGAACTCGGCGAGATTGTGCGGACCATCGACCAGGCCAACGCGGTGCTCCACCGTGGCGCCACGGTCATCACGGCTGAGGGAGAACGAGTCGCACACCTGCACGACCTCTGTGCCGAGATTCCCGGCGGCAGGCTCCTCCACGTCCGCGTCCGGTACGGCCTTCCACCGCACGATCTCGATATCCCGGTCGATGCCGTGAGCAGCGCTGACGACGGTGTGCTGTATCTCCGCTGGTGGCGTGACGAGTTCGAGCGCGCAGCCCACGGGGCGACTGGAACGGAACGCTGA
- a CDS encoding potassium channel family protein encodes MQRLRRFAPWLYEGGMAALAIIAVWLLTLPSTPAVERASQAIWVVFVADYAWRLARARDRRRFMREHVIELVAILPWDWFRIARVLRLVRLLRAGIWFWRATQELRAIARQNGLGYVLVTASALVVLGGLVLRLVEPGIQSYGEALWWAIVTVTTVGYGDIAPRTPAGRVVAVVLMLVGIGVIGMLTSSLASYFLGAHQRAGHPTIEHIREWLADWEKMSRTERRQLAALLWILADENDLPPELARSAEIVREGADASRLRAERPAERTHFLSDQAR; translated from the coding sequence ATGCAGCGGTTGCGACGGTTCGCTCCGTGGTTGTACGAGGGTGGCATGGCCGCCTTGGCGATCATCGCCGTCTGGCTGCTGACGCTTCCATCGACGCCGGCAGTGGAAAGGGCCAGCCAGGCAATCTGGGTGGTCTTCGTTGCTGATTATGCCTGGCGTCTCGCTCGAGCGCGCGATCGGCGACGTTTCATGCGGGAGCACGTGATCGAGCTGGTCGCGATCCTGCCGTGGGACTGGTTCAGGATCGCGCGCGTTCTGCGGTTGGTGCGGCTGCTCCGGGCGGGCATCTGGTTCTGGCGCGCGACCCAGGAGCTGCGCGCCATTGCCCGCCAGAACGGGCTCGGCTACGTCCTCGTGACGGCGAGCGCGTTGGTGGTGCTGGGTGGCCTCGTCCTGCGTCTGGTCGAGCCTGGTATCCAGAGTTATGGAGAGGCGCTTTGGTGGGCGATCGTGACGGTCACGACGGTCGGCTACGGGGACATCGCGCCCCGCACGCCGGCTGGTCGAGTGGTCGCCGTCGTGCTGATGCTGGTCGGGATCGGTGTGATCGGGATGTTGACGAGCAGTCTCGCCAGTTACTTTCTCGGGGCGCACCAGCGAGCTGGACATCCCACGATCGAGCATATCCGCGAGTGGCTGGCTGACTGGGAGAAGATGAGTCGAACCGAGCGTCGCCAGCTCGCTGCGTTGCTGTGGATTTTGGCTGACGAGAACGACCTGCCGCCCGAGCTCGCACGGTCAGCGGAAATCGTGCGAGAGGGTGCGGACGCGAGTCGGTTGCGCGCTGAGCGGCCGGCCGAGCGGACGCACTTCCTCAGCGACCAGGCTCGCTAA
- a CDS encoding DNA polymerase III subunit alpha, whose translation MGAPYAELHAHSCFSLLDAPCHPEQLVQQAAALGYEHLALTDHDALHGVVRFVRAAERVGIHPIVGAEITMEDGSHLALLAEDERGYATLARLLSAARLGWPTPEGPGSEDTALAGSPARRAVALPWHWLVDHHDGLIVLTGCRQGPLARALTEGNRADALARAHWLARVFGPERCFVELQDHGERGDRERCTELAALARTAGLPLVATGNVHYLDAAGWRLQDVLVCIREGITIETPHPARKTSAAYRLVAPASMAHRFRSFPDAVANTRRIAERCQVSLDFRQVRFPPLPHLVPPGETPMQVLRRQAYEGAQRRYGQLSEPVVRQLEHELGVIERLGVAEFFLICADLANRFRGRGRGSAADSLVAYCLGITQVDPLAHRLLFERFLNEERPSMPDIDIDFGLEDRERAIAYVYATYGVEHAAMVCNYVTFQARSAIRDLGRVLGLPPEIIDELAKSQGRLGEALPVLARALAPRLSPDLRRRLAWLVRLVPQLEDIPRHLSVHVGGMVIAGRPVVEFTTVEPSRMPGRVVLGWDKRDIEEAGLIKTDVLCVRAISVVHQAIELIEQASGLRIDLEQLPLDDPAVYRLLQTADTIGTYQVESRAQQQSLPRTHPERFEDLIAQVAIIRPGPIQGGMVHPYIRRRRGLEPVRYLHPKLEPILRETLGVILYQEQVLEVAMAIAGMTAGQADAFRRAMGSKRSRAAMEALRGDFLAGAERNGVARPVAERIFEQIAAFAEYGFCKSHAAALARTAYETLWLRAHYPAALLCALLNNQPMGFYAPEVLIWDALRRGIHVLPPDVLASAARSTLTGDPVHGPVRLGLTAVRGVGRAAAERIVAARSEEPFRDTADVVRRAQLTPEQVEALVLVGAFDRLAPDRSRRELLWDLLAVATERPERPRLLDVSEPAVRLPELDTVEQTFLDYAILGFCLDRHLMELYRAQRRILRVTPAARLRTLPPGATARVAGLVVCRQAPPTARGVLFLTLEDETGLVNVIVPPPVREQHRALLRRQPVLVIDGRVEREGALASLVAEEVRPLGRPLSAQPTRVRTLSHDFR comes from the coding sequence ATGGGCGCACCGTACGCCGAACTCCATGCTCACTCCTGCTTCTCGCTCCTCGACGCACCCTGTCATCCCGAACAGCTGGTCCAGCAGGCAGCCGCGCTCGGCTACGAGCACCTGGCGCTCACGGACCACGATGCGCTCCACGGTGTCGTGCGCTTCGTCCGCGCTGCCGAGCGAGTCGGTATCCACCCGATCGTCGGCGCCGAGATAACGATGGAAGACGGCAGCCACCTCGCGCTCCTGGCGGAGGACGAACGCGGGTATGCGACGCTGGCGCGCCTCCTCTCGGCGGCGCGACTCGGTTGGCCGACGCCCGAGGGGCCGGGAAGCGAGGACACCGCGCTCGCGGGCTCGCCCGCGCGGCGAGCCGTCGCGCTCCCCTGGCACTGGCTCGTCGACCACCACGATGGCCTCATCGTTCTGACCGGTTGCCGTCAGGGCCCACTCGCACGCGCCCTGACAGAGGGGAATCGAGCGGACGCGCTCGCTCGTGCCCACTGGCTCGCTCGCGTCTTCGGTCCGGAGCGTTGCTTCGTCGAACTCCAGGACCACGGGGAGCGCGGCGATCGCGAGCGCTGCACCGAACTGGCTGCGCTCGCTCGCACTGCGGGTTTACCGCTGGTCGCGACCGGAAACGTGCACTACCTGGACGCAGCCGGCTGGCGGCTCCAAGACGTCCTCGTCTGCATCCGGGAAGGGATCACGATCGAGACGCCACATCCCGCGCGCAAGACATCGGCAGCGTACCGGCTCGTCGCTCCAGCATCGATGGCACACCGGTTCCGCTCGTTCCCCGACGCTGTGGCCAACACGCGGCGGATCGCCGAGCGCTGCCAGGTCTCGCTCGATTTCCGGCAGGTTCGTTTTCCGCCCCTGCCTCACCTCGTACCACCCGGCGAGACACCGATGCAGGTCTTACGGCGCCAGGCGTACGAGGGAGCACAGCGCCGCTACGGCCAGCTCAGCGAGCCGGTCGTGCGCCAGCTCGAGCACGAGCTCGGCGTCATCGAGCGGCTCGGTGTCGCCGAGTTCTTTCTCATCTGCGCTGATCTCGCCAATCGCTTCCGCGGCCGAGGTCGCGGCTCAGCAGCCGATTCGCTCGTCGCCTATTGCCTCGGCATCACACAAGTCGATCCACTGGCCCATCGCTTGCTCTTCGAGCGCTTCCTCAATGAGGAACGCCCATCGATGCCGGATATCGATATCGATTTCGGCCTCGAAGATCGCGAGCGAGCGATCGCCTACGTCTACGCCACCTACGGGGTCGAGCATGCCGCGATGGTTTGTAATTACGTCACGTTCCAGGCGCGGAGCGCGATCCGTGACCTCGGTCGGGTGCTCGGCTTGCCGCCCGAGATCATCGATGAGCTGGCTAAGAGCCAGGGGCGACTCGGCGAGGCACTTCCGGTACTCGCCCGCGCGCTGGCGCCGCGCCTCTCGCCCGACCTCCGTCGCCGGCTTGCCTGGCTGGTTCGCCTGGTGCCGCAACTGGAGGACATCCCTCGTCACCTCTCGGTCCACGTCGGGGGGATGGTGATCGCCGGCCGTCCAGTCGTCGAGTTCACCACCGTCGAGCCATCGCGCATGCCTGGCCGTGTCGTGCTCGGCTGGGACAAGCGGGACATCGAGGAGGCTGGGCTCATCAAGACCGACGTGCTTTGCGTCCGGGCGATTTCGGTCGTCCATCAGGCGATCGAGCTCATCGAGCAGGCGAGCGGGCTCCGCATCGATCTCGAGCAGTTACCGCTCGATGATCCGGCCGTTTATCGTCTGCTGCAGACTGCCGATACGATCGGTACTTATCAGGTCGAAAGTCGCGCTCAGCAACAGAGTTTGCCGCGAACGCATCCCGAACGGTTCGAAGACCTGATCGCCCAGGTCGCCATCATCCGGCCAGGCCCGATCCAGGGCGGGATGGTCCATCCCTACATCCGGCGAAGACGCGGGCTGGAGCCGGTCCGCTATCTCCACCCCAAGCTCGAGCCGATCCTGCGCGAGACGCTCGGCGTCATTCTCTACCAGGAACAGGTCCTCGAGGTCGCCATGGCGATCGCCGGGATGACGGCTGGGCAGGCCGATGCCTTCCGCCGGGCGATGGGGAGCAAGCGCTCGCGCGCCGCGATGGAGGCGCTGCGCGGCGATTTCCTGGCCGGTGCCGAGCGGAACGGGGTAGCGCGGCCAGTGGCCGAGCGGATCTTCGAGCAGATCGCCGCCTTTGCCGAATACGGCTTTTGCAAGAGCCATGCCGCTGCACTCGCCCGCACGGCCTACGAGACACTCTGGCTGCGGGCTCACTACCCGGCTGCACTGCTCTGTGCACTCTTGAATAACCAGCCGATGGGTTTCTATGCACCGGAAGTCCTGATCTGGGACGCGCTGCGACGCGGTATCCACGTGCTCCCACCGGACGTGCTCGCCAGCGCGGCACGCTCAACCCTCACCGGTGATCCCGTCCACGGTCCGGTGCGCCTCGGGCTCACCGCGGTGCGCGGAGTCGGTCGAGCTGCCGCCGAGCGGATCGTCGCCGCGCGGAGCGAGGAACCCTTCCGGGATACCGCGGACGTCGTCCGCCGGGCGCAACTCACCCCGGAGCAAGTCGAGGCGCTCGTCCTCGTCGGCGCGTTCGATCGGCTGGCACCTGATCGCAGCCGGCGCGAACTCTTGTGGGATCTGCTCGCCGTCGCGACCGAGCGCCCGGAGCGTCCTCGCCTCCTCGACGTTTCGGAACCTGCGGTCAGGCTGCCCGAACTCGACACAGTCGAGCAGACCTTCCTTGACTACGCCATTCTCGGCTTCTGCCTCGACCGGCATCTCATGGAGCTCTATCGTGCCCAACGGCGAATTCTCCGCGTCACCCCAGCCGCACGACTCCGCACGCTGCCACCAGGAGCGACCGCACGAGTCGCCGGCCTGGTCGTCTGCCGGCAAGCACCACCGACCGCACGCGGCGTTCTCTTCCTCACGCTCGAGGACGAGACAGGGCTCGTCAACGTGATCGTCCCACCCCCCGTGCGCGAACAGCACCGCGCACTGCTTCGTCGGCAACCGGTGCTGGTGATCGACGGGCGCGTCGAACGCGAGGGAGCATTAGCGAGCCTGGTCGCTGAGGAAGTGCGTCCGCTCGGCCGGCCGCTCAGCGCGCAACCGACTCGCGTCCGCACCCTCTCGCACGATTTCCGCTGA
- a CDS encoding recombinase A: MPVSRSAGQGVSTRRSEASSVPEVAHAGGADDPRRERIAWLRQLIAERFGSHVLLDPACLAFSAAPVRSAMPPSSTTSPRFLSTDLLGLDLALGGGLPRGRLIELAGPTYSGKRTLAGWFVRSVQRAGGWVAYLDAAHSVDFDRLHHWGVAVLDLLVALPQSVTEALELARLLVLSGALDLVVLDLPPHLALRSALDRGLRQLRPLLRGLPTAFVVVRDRVDTPALATAQVRLRLEPLTQLVRPGPLAAQALPEGLRVHVRIERGPLWPPRDPPVPIELCLREGVRVALERIDLGLALGVIRLHSLGLVFAETVLGRTRERAAVRLQSDPSLWSQLEEEIRVRWLSGDRSLAAPTAR; the protein is encoded by the coding sequence GTGCCGGTATCGCGAAGCGCTGGCCAAGGAGTGAGCACCCGCCGAAGCGAGGCAAGCTCCGTTCCGGAGGTTGCGCACGCGGGCGGCGCGGACGATCCCCGGCGCGAGCGGATCGCCTGGCTTCGCCAGCTCATCGCCGAGCGCTTCGGCTCGCACGTGTTGCTCGATCCGGCATGCCTGGCGTTCAGCGCTGCTCCGGTTCGATCGGCGATGCCGCCCAGCTCGACCACGAGCCCGCGGTTCCTCTCGACCGATCTCCTCGGTCTCGATCTCGCACTCGGCGGTGGGCTTCCTCGCGGCCGGTTGATCGAGCTGGCTGGCCCAACCTACTCCGGCAAGCGGACGCTCGCGGGCTGGTTCGTTCGGTCCGTCCAGCGTGCTGGTGGCTGGGTCGCCTACCTCGATGCGGCACACAGCGTCGACTTCGACCGCCTGCACCACTGGGGTGTTGCTGTCCTCGATCTCCTCGTCGCGCTCCCACAATCCGTCACCGAGGCCCTCGAACTCGCTCGTCTTCTCGTGCTGTCCGGAGCGCTCGACCTCGTCGTGCTCGATCTCCCACCGCATCTCGCGCTGCGGTCGGCACTCGACCGCGGCCTCCGCCAGCTCCGTCCGCTCCTGCGCGGTCTGCCGACGGCGTTCGTCGTCGTCCGCGATCGAGTGGACACACCCGCGCTCGCCACTGCGCAGGTACGACTCCGGCTCGAGCCGCTCACGCAGCTCGTCCGACCTGGGCCGCTCGCAGCGCAAGCGTTACCCGAGGGCTTGCGCGTCCATGTCCGTATCGAACGTGGCCCGCTGTGGCCACCGCGCGATCCACCGGTACCGATCGAGTTGTGCCTACGCGAAGGAGTGCGTGTGGCTCTCGAGCGGATCGATCTCGGCCTGGCGCTCGGCGTCATCCGCTTGCATTCGCTCGGTCTGGTTTTCGCTGAAACCGTCCTCGGGCGAACTCGTGAGCGGGCAGCTGTGCGCCTCCAGAGTGATCCGTCGCTCTGGTCACAGTTGGAGGAGGAGATCCGTGTCCGTTGGCTATCTGGCGATCGATCGCTGGCCGCACCGACCGCTCGATGA
- a CDS encoding chromate transporter, translating to MLREEVLVRRNWLSEQEFLDLLGITNLIPGPNSTEMVILCSYRRAGWLGLLVGGILFIFPAAAIVLALA from the coding sequence ATGTTGCGCGAAGAGGTCCTCGTTCGGCGGAACTGGCTCAGCGAGCAGGAGTTCCTCGACCTTCTCGGAATCACCAACCTCATCCCGGGTCCGAACTCGACCGAGATGGTCATCCTTTGCAGCTATCGACGAGCCGGTTGGCTGGGTCTCCTCGTCGGTGGGATACTCTTCATCTTCCCGGCCGCCGCGATCGTTCTCGCCCTCGCCTGA
- a CDS encoding chromate transporter has protein sequence MAGLPGALLATIAIFLPAFVFVAVVRPVAPRLGRSSRLASLLDGLNMAAVALMAGVLWELGRTAIGDPLSGFLALGALVALLRFEVNSA, from the coding sequence GTGGCGGGCCTACCGGGAGCATTGCTCGCAACGATCGCGATCTTTCTGCCAGCTTTCGTCTTCGTCGCAGTGGTCCGGCCAGTGGCACCGCGGTTGGGCCGCTCTTCTCGGCTCGCATCGCTCCTCGACGGTCTGAACATGGCGGCAGTCGCGCTCATGGCCGGTGTGCTGTGGGAACTCGGACGCACAGCGATCGGCGATCCGCTGAGCGGGTTCTTGGCGCTCGGAGCGCTCGTCGCGCTCCTCCGCTTCGAGGTAAATTCGGCCTAG
- a CDS encoding ABC transporter ATP-binding protein codes for MSETCAVRLAGVWKWYRGTVVPAVRDLWLDVRAGELLAILGPSGCGKTTTLRLIAGLERPDTGAIEIGGRVVAGGGRFVPPEERGVGLVFQDYALFPHLTVEENIAFGLRGFARQERARRVQELLALTGLEAFRTRYPHQLSGGQQQRVAIARALAPHPAVLLLDEPFANLDAELRLRMREELRRLLRDVGVTVILVTHDRDEALALADRVAVMLEGTVVQVDTPERVYHEPRTREVARLLGQASFVPARVLGRLGRSDIGSFALEGAEEPTEQVELLLRPRDVVLERHPEGLGVVVDRRFVGAETIYRVLLRCGITVETSQPPSVELAIGERVEVRCNRARVAAFAGDERIGLAALLERLGRTRSADTEAPVAGGTDGAAAS; via the coding sequence GTGAGCGAAACGTGCGCGGTACGCTTGGCGGGAGTCTGGAAGTGGTACCGAGGGACAGTCGTTCCCGCTGTGCGGGATCTCTGGCTGGACGTGCGCGCCGGAGAACTGCTCGCCATCCTGGGGCCGAGCGGATGCGGTAAAACGACGACCCTGCGCCTCATTGCCGGTCTGGAGCGGCCAGACACGGGGGCGATCGAGATCGGCGGGCGAGTGGTAGCCGGGGGCGGCCGTTTCGTTCCACCGGAAGAACGGGGAGTCGGGCTCGTTTTCCAAGATTACGCGTTGTTTCCTCATCTGACGGTCGAAGAGAATATCGCATTCGGGCTCCGCGGGTTCGCGCGGCAGGAGCGCGCCAGGCGCGTTCAGGAACTTCTGGCCCTGACCGGGTTGGAGGCTTTTCGAACACGCTATCCCCATCAGCTCTCGGGGGGACAGCAGCAGCGGGTCGCGATCGCCCGGGCACTGGCTCCACACCCAGCAGTACTCCTCCTGGACGAACCGTTCGCGAACTTGGACGCCGAACTGCGCCTGCGCATGCGCGAGGAACTGCGACGGCTACTGCGCGATGTCGGCGTGACCGTGATCCTGGTGACCCATGACCGCGATGAAGCGCTCGCCTTGGCCGACCGCGTGGCAGTGATGCTGGAAGGGACCGTCGTGCAAGTGGATACCCCAGAACGGGTGTACCACGAGCCACGGACGCGTGAGGTGGCTCGTTTGCTCGGCCAAGCCAGCTTCGTCCCAGCGAGAGTGCTCGGTCGGCTCGGGCGCAGCGACATCGGGTCGTTCGCACTCGAAGGGGCGGAGGAGCCGACCGAGCAGGTCGAGTTGCTCCTGCGGCCACGCGACGTCGTGCTCGAACGCCATCCGGAGGGGCTCGGGGTCGTCGTCGACCGACGCTTCGTCGGTGCGGAGACGATCTACCGCGTCCTGCTGCGTTGCGGCATCACGGTCGAGACGAGCCAACCGCCTTCCGTCGAGTTGGCGATCGGGGAGCGCGTCGAGGTACGGTGCAATCGGGCGCGTGTCGCGGCATTCGCGGGAGATGAGCGAATCGGGCTGGCAGCACTGCTGGAACGCTTGGGGCGCACGCGTTCAGCCGACACGGAGGCGCCGGTGGCTGGTGGCACCGATGGAGCGGCAGCGAGTTGA
- a CDS encoding ABC transporter permease, which produces MTASAGRTTIAHSLRQRWSLVVIRPSEVVALVVASIALVPVLYLVWRALEGGERALASLTHPRTAWLVLRSLGLAVAVAASSALVAFPLAVLTERVAFPGRRWLAILLAVPLAVPSYVMAYAVVAALGPRGTLASLLERSIGLTRLPEVYGFFGAWLTLTLVTYPYTFLALRAALRGLDPAFEEVARTLHAGRWVTFWRVTVPLLGPALLSGMLLTTLYVLSDFGAIAILRYPTLTYSIYNQYRLSFDRSAAAALAVLLVVLSAILLIAERHWQRRAAFYRTVGTRRPPVLHRPGWGSWLGLSLALLWGSFAIGLPAGMATFWFLRARSLGEQLPGIGEPLANSLLVGSAAGLVTVALALPVAWAVVRGNGRYVSLIDLPLWIAYGLPGIVLALALVSFSVRFLPWLYQTLPLLIVGYALRFLPEATGILRATLAQQNPRLEEAARTLGLRPWRAWLTVQFPLTLPGIGSAFALVFLTTIKELPVTLLLSPIGFTTLATAVWNATADAFWSHAALPTLLLLGIGVVPMALFSWWQERGAGRSNG; this is translated from the coding sequence GTGACGGCGTCAGCAGGGCGAACGACCATCGCGCACTCGCTACGGCAGCGCTGGAGCCTCGTGGTGATCCGCCCCAGCGAAGTCGTGGCGCTGGTCGTCGCGTCGATCGCCCTCGTACCTGTTCTTTACTTGGTTTGGCGCGCTCTGGAGGGAGGCGAGCGTGCGCTCGCCTCCCTCACCCATCCCCGTACTGCCTGGCTCGTATTGCGCAGTCTCGGACTCGCTGTCGCGGTCGCGGCGAGCAGTGCGTTGGTCGCCTTCCCCTTGGCTGTCCTCACCGAACGAGTCGCTTTTCCTGGCCGGCGGTGGCTGGCGATCCTGCTCGCCGTACCGCTCGCCGTGCCGAGCTATGTCATGGCCTATGCGGTCGTGGCTGCGCTGGGTCCGCGAGGAACGCTCGCTTCGCTGCTCGAGCGGAGCATCGGACTCACTCGGCTACCGGAAGTGTACGGGTTCTTCGGGGCGTGGCTCACCTTGACCCTGGTGACCTATCCCTACACGTTCCTGGCACTGCGCGCGGCGTTGCGCGGACTGGATCCGGCCTTCGAGGAAGTCGCGCGCACACTCCACGCGGGACGCTGGGTAACGTTTTGGCGCGTCACCGTTCCGTTGCTGGGGCCAGCCTTGCTCTCCGGCATGCTGCTCACGACGCTCTATGTGCTCAGCGACTTCGGCGCGATCGCGATTCTCCGTTACCCGACCCTGACCTACAGCATCTATAACCAGTACCGTCTCTCGTTCGACCGCTCGGCTGCGGCGGCACTGGCGGTGCTCCTGGTCGTCCTCTCAGCGATCCTGTTGATCGCCGAGCGGCACTGGCAGCGTCGCGCTGCTTTCTATCGCACCGTGGGGACTCGCCGTCCACCAGTCTTGCATAGGCCAGGCTGGGGGAGTTGGCTGGGACTGAGCCTGGCACTGCTTTGGGGCAGTTTTGCCATCGGTTTGCCCGCTGGCATGGCGACGTTCTGGTTCCTTCGCGCGCGGTCGTTGGGGGAACAGCTGCCCGGGATCGGGGAACCACTCGCGAACTCCTTGCTGGTCGGAAGCGCAGCCGGACTCGTGACCGTCGCACTCGCGCTTCCTGTCGCCTGGGCGGTGGTGCGCGGGAACGGACGATACGTCTCGCTCATCGATTTGCCTCTCTGGATCGCCTATGGCCTCCCGGGCATCGTGCTGGCGTTGGCGTTGGTGTCGTTCAGCGTCCGCTTTCTCCCGTGGCTCTATCAGACGCTCCCGCTCTTGATCGTCGGATACGCGTTGCGCTTCCTGCCGGAAGCAACGGGGATACTGCGCGCTACGCTGGCACAACAGAATCCGCGGCTCGAAGAAGCAGCGCGGACACTGGGCCTTCGTCCCTGGCGCGCGTGGCTGACGGTGCAGTTCCCGCTGACTCTCCCGGGTATCGGGAGCGCCTTCGCGTTGGTTTTCCTGACGACCATCAAGGAACTCCCGGTGACGTTGCTGTTGAGTCCGATCGGTTTTACGACCTTGGCGACGGCAGTCTGGAACGCGACCGCCGATGCCTTTTGGTCGCACGCGGCACTGCCGACACTCCTGCTGCTGGGCATCGGTGTGGTACCGATGGCACTCTTCAGCTGGTGGCAAGAGCGCGGGGCGGGGAGGAGCAACGGGTGA